A segment of the Arachis hypogaea cultivar Tifrunner chromosome 5, arahy.Tifrunner.gnm2.J5K5, whole genome shotgun sequence genome:
CAAGAAATCAAAGTGTGAACCAAGATATCGTAAAGTCAAAGAAAGCAAAAGAAGCAGAAAGTGCAGATCAGTGCACTTATAAGAAAGAAAGAACTGAAGCAGCTGCAGCCATAGAAGATCAAATGGCTAAGCCAAGGTTTCCAACAACTCAACAATTTGAGGTTGAAGAATGTACATTACAAGAAGACTGCAAAAAGAAACATGAACCATCTCCAAAATCACAAAAGGAATATCATACAAATGATTTGCGAAATTCAATCGGAAGGAAGGAGCAAGAATCCAAGCATAGGGAAGTTTTGAAGCCAGAAGTTCCTCTAGAAGAACTCCTAAAGAAAAGCGAGCAGGAGACTAGAAAAGACGAATTTCAAAAGGGAGAAGAAAATGAGGAGAAAATGCAAGAAATTGAGCAATCCAAAAGTAAATTTGATGACAAAGATCAACAAGATGTTTGCAAAGAAATTGGAGCAGCAGAGATCATAGGGAGAAAGATGCCCGAAGCCAAAGAACAATATGCATCAAATGCAGGCTCAACAACTGGAAGGACGGAAACCGAAAAAGATTTGGAAGCAACACATAAAACAGAGAAAAGCTTGGTTCAAAACCTTGAAGATAAGAAGCTTGGGAATagggaagaaattaaaaagaccaTTTCTGAAGAAAATGATGAAGTTAAATATGCCGCAGAGTTAAGAAAAAGAACACAAGTGAAGGAGCATCAGAGAAAATCAGAAACTGCTGAGAATGAAGCAGAACCTCCCAAATTGAAAGAGCAAATTATTGAATGGAAATCACCAAAAACAAAAGGGTATGTGCAAGAATCAACAGGCAAAAAGCAACATGACTATGGCACAGAAGACACAACACTAAGTCAGCAATCCACATATGAAGAAAACAGAACACCAGAAAATGCTATTGATGAATTACTAAAGAAAAACACTGACACAACCTACAGAAAGTCAGTTGAGTCGGTGGATCCCTCCGAAGATGAACGAGTTGAATCTTTTCAAGCACATATCCCAGAAAATCAAGGCTTGGAAGATAATCAGGAGGGAACCAAATGTCCCAAGATTTCCACCGGCAACCCTGATAAGAAAGGATATCAAATAACAAAGGATATAGATGAAGAGTTGCTGAGGAAACAAGACTTATCAGAAAAAATTGTTCATGAAGAAAGGGGAgtgcaaaattttgaaaagagagGAGAACCTGAAGAGGATCCCAAACAACTTCGCAAAAGAGAGAAGGTAAAACCAATTCAAACTGCTATAGATAAGAAGCCAATAATAATGGACATAACCCCAGAGTTTGAGAAGGTCAACGGATTCAAACAAGTTGCAGAAACAATGCAGAAACCTCCAACAAAAATTGAAATGATTTCAAAGAAAGGAATGGATAAACCACAAAGAGATGAAACACCACCTCTGGCAaaggaaatcaaaagaaaagagcctCCTGAATTATTATGGTCAAGCATGGGCCCTGAGAACTCTCAGGTTAAAGAAGACACAACAGATGAAGGTCACGAAGCGTGTGACATAATAGAGGTAGAGAAGCAAAGAGAATGTGAAGAGAAAGATGTAAGTGGAGGAAACAATGACAAAACAGAAAGAACAAAGAAACTATTCGTTCCTTTGTTCATAGCAGGATCAGCCCTTCTTGTGTCTTTGGTATTTATGTTTGTGCATCGCAGAAGAACTAAAAGAaggtaacaaaaattaaatttatttttccttttatgctATGATAAAATATCTTATGTTACTTTAACTAATACTCAGATCAAATTGAAGTTCACATTGCACaccaattttgaactcaagcaaATTGTACaaataagagcatgaggaagatTGTTTATCTGCACAAAAATGCTTGGAAATGCTACAACTTGTTCTTTTGGTGTTATGTATTTACCAAGCCTTGTAATATTTGTAGAAAAATAGATTATACAACAGCAGCATTACAAACCAAAAAAGACAGGGGAGGAAAAACAAGCAAGGCAGACCATGAAGGTCAACTTTAAAATGTCTTAAACTCTATACAGTTTAGATGGTTTATAGATACAATAAACCTCCCCCTTACCACAATGTCATTGTGATCATCAATTCAAATATATGGCCTATACAATCTTCTCTATCCACCTCTTACTTCTTCACAACTTTTCAGTAAAATCAGGTTATTTTATGACATTATGTTAAACATCAACAAACTAACCCAAATGATGATTTTATTCAGCATAGCTTGTTGGcctaataagagaaaagagaGTCAAGTCCCTACTCGGCCGCGCACAATTACATGGAACACCTCCCTTACTTGGCGTTCCAACGGGTCTAATCCATCCTTGAGGGCCTCAAGAACATGTGAAAGATCTTGCACTCTTTGTCTAACCTCCTCTCCTTTCTCCTCAGCTAATGGAAACTGCAAAGTGTCAACCAACTCATTCATCACCCTAGCACATTTCTCAATCTGTTGAATCTCCCTCAGCAAGCCACAAGCATTCTTCCTCTCCTTCTTCTTGGAATCCTCCATGATCCTCTCATGGAGCGACAGCAACGGCGCAGACCAAGGAAACTGTCTCGGAATCAAAATGTGGAGCTGCAATCTGCGATCCTGGCATGGAATTGCAGCCACAAGAGCCCACATTACAAACAACAGGACCGAGCTCATCGTATAAACCGGCATAGCAAGGCCATTAGTGGCCACAAGATCATTACTCTTAGGGGGGCACAAGCTGTTCCCAATTGCTTGGAGCTGCTTAGCAGCAGACCAATTCCTCGAAACGCTCCATGAGAGCGATCGAAAATGGCCCACTGATCGGTGTTGGTAGTTACTATTTTGATTGTGAATTTGATACAAATCCTTAATGGTAGTGTTTCTACCAAAGGATCTATTCCTAAGAGCCATGTAAGCACTAGATTCCTTATCATCAAACATACAATTAGCCAAATCAGCGAGAGCCTTCTTGGCACGGCGGCATTGGCCCTCACCAATGATCCTCTTTTGATCCAATGCACATAGAACAATCTCTAACAGCCTCTGACACTGCTTAATCTGTTCAATTCCGTCACGGACGGCGTTGCAGAGATCAAGGGCCTTCACGCAGCGTTCAAAGAAATCAGAAACAATTCGGTCCATTGGGGGCTTCATGACCTGAGCCCTGTGATTGAAGAAAATCATCCTCAATTCGTCTTGGCATAAGATGAAGATATCAAGGAGCTTCCTCATCCATGCGAGTGAAAGCAAATCATCATTTCCAACTGCGGCCAGCTCAAGGAACCGCAACGTGACTTGTCTCTGGAAGGTTTCTAACTCGAGCTCCAAGCTTGAACCATCCATGGAGTGAACTTGGTTTCCACGGATAAACATAACAGAGGAACCTTGATCATCCATCATTGCAGACATTCCCTCtttaaaacaaaacagaaaaaaaaaaaacaagacctCTTTTTATATGTAAGACTCTGACTCAATTGCCAAAatcttaaattgaattgaaaatgttGAAAAGGTTCGTCATTTCAATTTGAAAACAGAGGTTTTCCATTAGCCATTACAATTTGGGAACACcaataattgaaaaagaaaaagaaacaaaaatttggTTGAAACCCACGAAGAAATTGGACAATGGAATGAGAATGCAACCAAAAGTTGGAGATTTTGCCACAAATAGATAAAatcagagaaaagagagagagagaaattcaaAATGCTTGTGGAACCCTAGTGAGAGGGAGAGGGACTTATATACTTATATTGAGGATCATTGGACCGCGTCTTATGGTTGttggaaaaaatagaaaaatgaaaaagtgtAAGGTCAAAAAGAATACTATtactaacaaaattaaaaattatattataatgatTGGTTAACAGGATTTTAGCTTTTGATCCTCAGTGATTAGTGAAAATTAAGGTTTCGAAAGATACACACGGATCTCGCTCACACGGTTCGGACACGGTGGCAAGAACATAGATTCTTCCAAATGTTTTAcggcaaaaatattaaaaaattagactCACTCGGAGatggagtatttttttttttttgtgacttctcGGAGATGGAGCATTTATTTaatgctttttaattttgatattaaatttatattagtattttttaataatgtgtGAAATTTAGTGTATTTATAGATATCACAAATATAATCTTTTGATTTGTGAACTCCCAAAATTTGAATTCAGCTCTCCTCAAATTGGACCATCAATTTTTCTGTTCCCAAAATTCAGTATCTTCTATTTATGTTttggaatttaaaaaataaaatcgacTTCATATTAATTAGAAACACACAGGTTCTTTGTAACTATAAATAATACAtccaaaaattttatatataaaaaaataatctttattTAGAGGATAGCAATTAAGATGAAAAAAAAGTTGATATTTTTTATGTCATTATATATtgctatatattattaatatttaaggtAGATATCAAAATAGTCTTAATGTTTTTTGTCTTATTTAtatctcaaatattttaaaaataatttaatattattcttattttaatgtCATAAAAAGTACTAATTAAAAGtttatatcttttcaaattctaactgTTTATGTAATTTATTAGAGAAAAAATGATTTTAtgattagtttaaattttaaaaacaattcaataataaatatataattcagATCTATCTATATAGTAAAAATATGCAATAcacttataatttaataaaaaaaaacatttaagtAACGACATCTATTGTTGCATTTGAATTTTTAGGATTAGTTTCTTCTACTAAATTAGAATCTCTCATTTTGAAGGTCAAATAAAGAAAGCATCATGTAGTTTGGAATGTAGCAATGTCAAAACTCATAACAATGAATAAGTATATTGGATTTGAGCCATTGATTTtgggagaaagaaagagagagaggataaTTGGCCACCTTATTTGGGGGCAATTATGTCAGAGTGATTAGGATGTTTGTTAAGGAGTTGGGAAACTTGCCACGTGGAGGGCAGACAGGGCTTGATGCTGAGTGGGTCACGTGCTCAAGTGACATTGACACGTGGGGCCGGATACGGTATACCAGAACCGAGTCTACGTACTCGGATGAGTGAAACcaattaaaacttaaaagactTGGTCTCTTCAATCATCTTAGGCTTATGTTACGTGGCCTTTGCTTctagaatcaataatatcaaattAAGCTCTAAATGAAAGACTAATATAACAAATAATCAAGTAATTTAATTAGTTATTGTTGAGtcaattttattattgttgaaattgaTAGGTGTGATGTGATTCTCAGGTCTTATCAACTGGATAATTAATGTATTGGTGATATAGTGCTGAATAGAATAATAATTTAGTAGTCATTATCATATACTTGTTTTATTGTGaagctttcatttttttttcttattttatgtttataattaaaaatgtgTTTTGAGAACATATTAGGATATGGTAGCCTTTGTGTCAACTTAAAGTTGGCAAAACTTCTTTGTCcgattttatattttcaatattttgtcctttgatttttatattatatattattactattattatcaaaaagaatttttttgcaTTTGCTGAAAATACAGATATTACATAATGTTATTTCAAaatggtaaaataaaataaaaaaatattgtactTATTTGACTaggtaataactaataataaagttacttatgATCAGCACTGGCTTATGGCTGGCAAAGTGGCAAGCACACACAATTTGTACGTAACAAGCTCATCCCAATTTTTCTAGACTTCAAAATCTTAATGCTCtccaaatttaattaaatatttacacTTAAGAAGAAATTTGAGGTTTATTtattacaacaaaaaaaaatttcattgttttttAACGAATTTAAAGGAATATATAGGACGAGTTGGGGTCCTCCAAGTTTCTTTTGAATTGAATATGTATGTACTTGGAAAACCAAGTTTGGTTGAAATATGCATGCATGacaataatacataatatatGACGTTATAAAATAATGCCAAATAAATACAGATAAATCACCGCCAAACATTATCCCTAAAATTTAGTATCATTGATCTTTGATCATGTTCATATATCATATGCTTAAGTACAGGATGAATCCTCCTTTAAATCTCTTCTATGGTGCAAGTTGGCTACTATTTATTAACTATTAACTATTATGTAATGCATATTGACGATGAAAGAATATTGTACTCTACTAGTTTGAGACGATTTTGGATATATATTTGTATCATAAAGTAATAATTAAAGAACACTTTATTAGATCAGTAATTGGGTAGTGTGTCTAATCAATCTATATACTAATATAAAATGCAAATATCTTATCCCTATAACCTCTATATATTATTAACGTAAAATATTTGAAGTTCATTAAGCATAGATCATGCAAACGTTGACAAACTTTTTAATAATGTGTGTAAACGTTTAACTTATTGAATTCTAATTACAAGTTATATTTATCATTTGTgcaaaattttactaaaaaaatgaTCAAATAATTTACTTATATATTATGTTGATTTAAATGTGCATAAAAAAATCTATCAAACAATATTTAAATTagcataaaatttataaatatgatCTATAACATGAATTTTGAATCCAATTATTAGTTTTTGTAAAAACTTTCAGTAGTAAAAACTTAATAGGGTAAGAATTGAGTTTGACTTCATTTCCATAAGAGTATCCCAAAAACCTTGAAAGAATTATTATctgattaattataataatttcaaTGCTTCTTTATAGGCATTTATTTGCATTTTCTGAAGGTCCTACTTAGGAATTATGAATTATCCCACAAAAGTATATATATGACAAGAATCATTAATGAGAAAATCAATATTGTGAGATATCACAGCATGACACTCAAATATTAAAGTGAGGTGGGGGAGGGTATCATTCATAGGTAAGGTTagttatttgatcaaatcaaactTGGAAGATTTCCAAGAGGTAGTTGGTTAGTTGCTTTAGCAATGGAGGGTCTCAATGATGGGGTCCCCTTTCTCTTGATCATGTCCCTCTATGCATCACAACCAATCCCTACATAGTTTCCCAACAAAATAGCATGATTTGAGTTCCAATGGCTAAGGAGCTCCTTCAACCTTTGAAAAAGTCTAGACCAAGGGTTGAAGCACATTAGATTTAGTGTTGTATCAGCTATTCAATTATTAGggggaaaataaagaaaatccaaaatcaaTTATGAGCagatagaattgattttggggACTATAGTTCTAGAACTGAAACCAAAAAATTCTATAAGCTTCTTTTATCCAAAAGGAATcaaacaaggtaattaaagaaaCAACATTTCAATACTAATGATTATGATAAAGGTCAGACATGATGCTGAAAGTTTTTAATAATGGACAAAAGCATGCAAGggagtgaaaaagaaagcttagATTGTTGGGTAGCAAAAGTACATTTGCTATTTGAATGATTTATATGATTATGTTGAATGGCATATCAGTATCACAATAATGACTTTATATATGCAAATCACAGAATCAACCTTCATATTAATAGTTTCAATAATTGAGATTTTCAAATAATGGAAACTTTATGATCAAAATGACAAAATTGGAACAGTGCACAGAAATAATACAATTAGTGATGTGAactctcgttttttttttttttttttttttggggggctGAGAGATAAGTGTGGTTGGTTACAGACACTGAACTACTGAAGCTACCAAGAAATCTACAGAGACATCATTTCATCAATTCCACTTGCTACATCAGCTATGAATATGCTACCTGAATCACACCATCCACCCAAAACATCTTCTTTGGAGCTCTGCAATGTAAAACACATTAATTAGATAGAAGCAAAGTGCAAGAATGAAATTTGCAACTTCTACAAAAGTAAGAACAAACTAATCATAATGAAAATTTGGTAAGAAACTCAGTTACAGTACCTTACTAAAGCCAAGCCAGTTCGAGTCACCTCTAAATGAAAACAACTTGTTGGTTTCTTTCCAAGTTCCACACAAGACCTGTTTGAAATTGTTTAGCCTTATGAGCATCTACAGGAATATTCTGTGAAACATCTTATTACAAAGAATGCTCAGAATAGTGAGTCACAGAAAATCAGTTTAACACAAGCAGCGACATTATGCTCATGACTCATTATCTCATTGTACATGGTGTTATTCATTGGTTGTAAAATTGTCTGAAAAAGAGTTACCTCATAATCAACCCCTTGAATATAAATGTAATTAGGGTCAATTGTTGAGAAAGCAAGTCCTGTTATCTGCAGTAATAATAACATTATACTTTATTATAATCAGTTATATAAAGTAACCAAGCAAAGCTACTCAGATTTTCCAAAATGAATAACACAGGAAATCAACTTAAAACATATAGTTAGGACAAAGAGAAGTACATGGTAAATAGGGTTTTTCAATTATACACAAGAACCTGAACATATATAGCAATAATGTAATAAATACTTAACAATAATTACAGCAACTACATAATATTTTTCACAACTGTTTCCACAGCAAACTTATACCCTAACAGTAAAATACATAAAGATGTCTAAGATATTACAATTTCTTCATGAAAGATTCATCAAAAGCAGGATCGAAGTAGTTGAGAAAGATGAAGGCAGAGAAATATATTTAAAGTTTAAACTGACCTCAAATTTAGAGCAGTGCACCCATCTAGACAATGCCGACCATCTATATATACAAATGTAATATACAGGCTAAGATTAATCCAACAAGGTAAGGattaaaccaaaagaaaaaaagtgtGTTCTATAATGGCAATTGCTGAACACATATACTTGTTTTATCTAGAAGCCTAGAAGGCAACTAACCTGCGAGGATCATAAACAGTCACAGTACGATCTGCTCCACCCACAGCAACATTACCAGTGGAAGAACTGCAGACAGAATATAAGATGTCACCAGGGGTACCACAAATTCGTTGTAAACAACCACCATTTTCTTTCATTCTCAAGTCCCATAAAGTCAGCTGCAATTATATTAAATGATGTTGCTCAGAAATAGATACCAATAAAGGGTATAAGGAAAGGAAGAATTCATAATGACAATAAAGCATTAAAGAAACTATGAACTGAAAAAATTCACCTGGCATCCTTCGGTAACAGCTATTACAGGACTCTGGTTTCCATTAACTACATTCTGCATGAAGTTTAAGGAGGTAGGATGCCAAAGCCTGAAATatggaaaaataactaaggaatTCTAGCAACTAAAAGTGAACATATACAAAATTTAGCAGATTTTATCAGTTATTCCTTTGCTTCCACAAGTAAATACCAGGTCACTTAATATCACTTATGTCCaaggaaacaaaaaagaaaaattaagaaaataagccAATTTATGTAATTAAAGTAAGCTAGATACATAAACTTGATTGCcttgactaataagaaaaaaaacaacACACTGCACAGGAACTGAACTGAAATGTGAACCAAAACAAGAGAAGAGAGAAATCAACAATTGAGATTAAAGTGAACAAACATACAATTCTTAATTTCTGATCATCAAAAATAAATAGCCAAAGAAATATTGTAAATTGTCAAAGTTAGGTCATATTCAAGTCTAAAGGGTATTGCATGGATGGAAAAATAAGAATGAATCATGGAGAAGCAATTAAGGGCAGATACTTATTCCTATTTccataaaatttaagataaaagtgTTGAAGTACTGTACAGAATCCTTACGGTCGTAACGTACGAACATGTATGTCCTGGTCATAAATATCAATCGTTTTGCAAAAGCTACGTGCAACAGCTGCCTGGAAAACAGCACAAATATGACAGATCATAACCAAGAAAGCAAGCATATTAACTCTACACACTAGTTTAATAACATCAGCAGCGATAATCAACAAGAGGGTTAAGatcacaagaaagtaaaatattaGTCTTGGTCTCTACACATTTGATTAAGGAAATAGCTCACCATAGACCATTGACTTGGGCTAAAGCAAAGTCCTGACCAACTTCCTTCCCCAATACCATTATCAGGAGGCAACACTGAATACGTAAGCCTGTCAACATCTACAGAAAGGCAACTCTTATTCAAGTCAGTGATAAACTCCggcttactttttttcttttcttttctgagtAGCATTATTTCTCTCAGAATCCAGCAAGACAGTATATACAATAACCAGGTTTTTGTGTTCCTCAGAATCTTAGCATTGTAAAAGGAATAAATTATGTAAATCTAACTAGTTGCCTCT
Coding sequences within it:
- the LOC112802997 gene encoding protein BYPASS1-LIKE translates to MSAMMDDQGSSVMFIRGNQVHSMDGSSLELELETFQRQVTLRFLELAAVGNDDLLSLAWMRKLLDIFILCQDELRMIFFNHRAQVMKPPMDRIVSDFFERCVKALDLCNAVRDGIEQIKQCQRLLEIVLCALDQKRIIGEGQCRRAKKALADLANCMFDDKESSAYMALRNRSFGRNTTIKDLYQIHNQNSNYQHRSVGHFRSLSWSVSRNWSAAKQLQAIGNSLCPPKSNDLVATNGLAMPVYTMSSVLLFVMWALVAAIPCQDRRLQLHILIPRQFPWSAPLLSLHERIMEDSKKKERKNACGLLREIQQIEKCARVMNELVDTLQFPLAEEKGEEVRQRVQDLSHVLEALKDGLDPLERQVREVFHVIVRGRVGT
- the LOC112802998 gene encoding uncharacterized protein yields the protein MLEARCLKKAVVPTTLIENPSPGSLQSTRLALHVSHDSSRSCFLYIASGPHIYNLQIALEESSVNKGKESLLIPQQTEIIASSIINRCPHRSEIQSIVLADTESNGYLILGSVDSYGHLIVSKLDTSGRDVDRLTYSVLPPDNGIGEGSWSGLCFSPSQWSMAAVARSFCKTIDIYDQDIHVRTLRPLWHPTSLNFMQNVVNGNQSPVIAVTEGCQLTLWDLRMKENGGCLQRICGTPGDILYSVCSSSTGNVAVGGADRTVTVYDPRRWSALSRWVHCSKFEITGLAFSTIDPNYIYIQGVDYEVLCGTWKETNKLFSFRGDSNWLGFSKSSKEDVLGGWCDSGSIFIADVASGIDEMMSL